The following are encoded in a window of Kogia breviceps isolate mKogBre1 chromosome 12, mKogBre1 haplotype 1, whole genome shotgun sequence genomic DNA:
- the MTERF2 gene encoding transcription termination factor 2, mitochondrial, with the protein MVGISQWIAGMLWKLLIRSQPCRLCSFRKMLSAPKYTPFLASFTYTTDNQSNRENKKTAEKLYKLSVDIRKIRRLKGWVLLEDETYVEEIANILQQLGASETAVASILEHCPEAIICSPPAVNTQRELWQSVCKNEKELVKLIEQFPESFFTVKDQENQKLNVQFFQELGLKNVVIRRFLTTASIIFHTPIEKNKQMIKVLQESYLNLGGSEVNMKVWLLKLLSQNPFILLNSSASIKETLEFLQEQRFTNFEILQLLSKLKGFLFQLCPRSIQNSMSFSKNAFKCTDHDLKQLVLKCPALLYYSVPVLEERIQGLLKEGISIAQIREMPKVLELMPQIVQYRLRKLNSLGYRIKDGYLANLSGTKKEFEANFGKIQAKKGRPLFNPVAPLNVEE; encoded by the coding sequence ATGGTGGGAATTAGCCAGTGGATTGCAGGCATGTTGTGGAAGTTGCTGATTAGATCCCAACCCTGCAGGCTCTGTTCTTTCAGAAAGATGCTATCAGCTCCAAAATACACACCTTTTCTAGCATCCTTCACCTATACAACTGATAATCAgtcaaatagagaaaataaaaagacagcagAAAAGCTCTATAAATTGTCAGTTGACATCAGGAAAATTCGAAGATTAAAAGGATGGGTACTTCTGGAGGATGAAACCTATGTTGAagaaattgcaaatattttacaaCAGCTAGGTGCCAGTGAGACTGCTGTAGCCAGTATCTTGGAACACTGCCCAGAAGCAATTATCTGCAGTCCACCTGCTGTTAACACCCAGAGAGAACTCTGGCAGTCGGTTTGCAAGAACGAGAAAGAGTTAGTTAAGTTAATAGAACAGTTTCCAGAATCTTTCTTTACTGTTAAAGACCAGGAAAACCAGAAGCTGAATGTTCAATTCTTTCAAGAGTTGGGACTCAAAAATGTGGTCATTCGTAGATTTTTGACAACTGCATCTATTATTTTTCACACTCCTATTGAGAAGAATAAGCAAATGATAAAGGTTCTTCAAGAGAGTTATCTAAATTTAGGTGGCTCTGAGGTCAACATGAAAGTTTGGCTACTAAAATTATTAAGCCAAAAcccatttattttgttaaattcttcTGCATCTATAAAGGAAACGCTAGAATTTCTCCAGGAGCAGCGTTTTACAAACTTTGAAATTCTCCAACTTCTCTCCAAACTCAAAGGATTTCTGTTTCAACTTTGCCCAAGAAGTATACAGAACAGTATGTCCTTCtctaaaaatgcttttaaatgtaCTGATCATGACCTGAAGCAATTAGTTTTGAAATGTCCTGCCCTTTTATATTATTCTGTTCCAGTTTTGGAAGAGAGAATTCAGGGATTATTGAAAGAAGGAATTTCCATAGCTCAGATAAGAGAGATGCCAAAGGTTCTTGAATTAATGCCACAAATAGTACAGTACAGGCTAAGGAAACTGAATTCCTTAGGCTATAGAATAAAGGATGGATATCTAGCAAATCTAAGTGGAACAAAAAAAGAGTTTGAGGCTAACTTTGGTAAAATTCAGGCCAAAAAAGGAAGGCCGTTATTTAATCCTGTGGCACCATTAAATGTTGAAGAGTAA